Proteins encoded by one window of Tubulanus polymorphus chromosome 7, tnTubPoly1.2, whole genome shotgun sequence:
- the LOC141909022 gene encoding tudor domain-containing protein 5-like translates to MSSEINLRDDTKKLVLSILISAPRGRTVRELCSDFLEYMGYPIPFKEMGYLSVNEYFETNKDAFQLTWVKGELVVRGIADDSTEHIQRMVSRQRTPAKKSRVAAKKQTRNMMNKAGNHNAPSVSPFVRKCINELLLAYPDGILQTNFMAAYSRRFGQQLLFQKLGFASLRDLLKSLTNMLELVPLNNSGAYRVNLKKRSPSSSDKKMAASSSKRSVHGNNRSQQNGALTGPVSDGPNAGQVCNSSYTGPVSNSLRTGQVSNGPRAGPISNSSRMGPVSNSPATTKLPEDQNRNSSGTLHHSFKLSPHIPEEIQLNITKVLKKFQFGLCSNRMLREYKKINGQELPLAATGHVSVVEFLSELPHLVVITRPTKNGDWLLFEPEFYSQLENENAVDSAVRSTQQLDWRSIMKTIADRYPEGMPLRLLPDRFKAEVGVDLIPCDHQFTNLEDMIRSIDGKFVTIEQNSKCNILYRRTLTIRREIIAFRF, encoded by the exons ATGAGTTCGGAGATCAATTTAAGGGACGACACTAAAAAGTTGGTGCTCAGTATTTTAATTTCAGCTCCACGGGGTCGAACTGTGCGAGAATTATGCAGCGATTTTCTCGAATACATGGGATACCCGATTCCGTTCAAAGAGATGGGATATCTATCGGTGAACGAATACTTCGAGACCAACAAGGACGCCTTTCAATTAACGTGGGTAAAAGGGGAACTCGTCGTGCGAGGGATCGCCGACGACTCGACCGAACATATTCAACGGATGGTTTCGAGGCAGCGAACGCCGGCGAAGAAATCGCGCGTCGCCGCCAAGAAACAAACACgaaatatgatgaataaagCCGGTAATCACAACGCGCCGAGCGTATCGCCGTTCGTGCGTAAATGTATCAACGAACTCCTACTCGCGTATCCGGACGGTATCTTACAGACGAACTTCATGGCCGCGTATTCCCGTCGGTTCGGGCAGCAGTTGCTGTTTCAGAAATTGGGGTTCGCGAGTTTGCGCGATTTGTTGAAGAGTTTAACGAACATGCTCGAACTGGTCCCGTTGAACAATAGCGGCGCGTATCGCGTCAATCTGAAGAAGAGATCTCCGTCGTCCAGCGACAAAAAAATGGCCGCCTCGAGTTCGAAAAGGTCAGTTCATGGTAACAATAGGAGTCAGCAAAATGGCGCCCTCACGGGCCCAGTGTCCGATGGCCCCAATGCGGGACAAGTATGTAATAGTTCATATACGGGCCCAGTTTCAAACAGTCTCCGTACGGGCCAGGTATCAAATGGTCCCCGTGCGGGCCCTATATCAAACAGTTCCCGTATGGGCCCGGTGTCAAACAGCCCTGCGACTACGAAATTGCCAGAAGACCAAAACCGCAACAGTTCCG GAACGCTGCATCACAGTTTCAAGTTGAGTCCTCATATACCAGAGGAAATACAGTTGAATATCACGAAG GTTTTAAAGAAATTCCAGTTTGGACTTTGCTCGAATCGGATGTTAAGAGAATATAAA aaaattaacgGTCAAGAATTGCCGCTAGCAGCGACTGGACATGTGAGCGTCGTGGAGTTCCTGTCCGAATTACCACATCTAGTCGTCATCACGAGACCGACAAAAAATGGCGACTGGCTCTTATTCGAACCAGAGTTTTATTCACAGCTAG aaaatgaaaatgcagTAGATTCTGCCGTGCGGTCGACGCAACAACTCGACTGGCGAAGCATCATGAAGACTATAGCGGATCGGTATCCAGAGGGAATGCCTTTGAGATTGCTCCCAGATAGATTCAAG gCAGAAGTCGGTGTTGATTTGATTCCTTGCGATCATCAATTCACGAATCTCGAGGATATGATTCGATCTATCGATGGAAAGTTTGTGACGATCGAGCAGAATAGTAAGTGTAATATACTCTACCGCAGAACCCTGACCATCAGACGCGAAATCATCGCTTTCCGTTTTTGA